From a single Miscanthus floridulus cultivar M001 chromosome 8, ASM1932011v1, whole genome shotgun sequence genomic region:
- the LOC136473622 gene encoding uncharacterized protein — MNVAEEEVSMEGLEKGGASGGVRDGEVRTAAAVSLETLRKRMADFATERDWEQFHSPRNLLLALVGEVGELSEIFQWKGEVPKGLPGWDDAEKEHLGEELADVLLYLVRLSDMCGVDLGKAALRKMEINSRKYPVGQCKGSSKKHTHYGSTNNVSDSDNANTANKENNSGV, encoded by the exons ATGAACGTTGCGGAGGAGGAGGTGAGCATGGAGGGGTTGGAGAAGGGCGGCGCTAGCGGCGGTGTTCGCGATGGCGAGgtgaggacggcggcggcggtgagccTGGAGACGCTGCGGAAGCGGATGGCGGACTTCGCGACGGAGCGGGACTGGGAGCAGTTCCACTCCCCCAGGAACCTCCTTCTCGCCCTG GTAGGGGAGGTGGGGGAGCTGTCTGAGATATTCCAATGGAAAGGGGAGGTGCCCAAGGGGCTGCCAGGCTGGGACGATGCCGAGAAGGAGCACTTGGGTGAGGAACTCGCCGATGTGCTCCTCTATCTGGTGCGGCTGTCGGACATGTGTGGCGTCGACCTCGGCAAGGCTGCCCTGCGCAAGATGGAGATCAATTCCCGCAAATACCCAGTTGGGCAGTGCAAGGGTTCATCCAAGAAGCACACTCACTACGGTTCCACTAACAATGTTAGCGACAGCGACAATGCTAACACCGCGAACAAGGAGAATAACAGTGGCGTCTAA